From Haloglomus litoreum, the proteins below share one genomic window:
- the glpK gene encoding glycerol kinase GlpK, with product MPANTYVGAIDQGTTGTRFMVFDHAGQVVANAYEKHEQIYPEPGWVEHDPMEIWENTKTVVSRALREADLDPEQLAGLGITNQRETTLIWDVESGKPIYNALVWQDRRTTDRVEEIQEAGKVEWIREKTGLECDAYFSATKAEWLLDNADPIKLERVRPQDVRERAEEGELRMGTIDSWLIYKLTGRHVTDVTNASRTMLYNIREMEWDDELLEEFNVPVQLLPEVRPSSDEDYYGYTDPEGFLGAEIPVAGALGDQQAALFGQTCFDAGDAKNTYGTGSFFLMNTGDEPVSSEHGLLTTVGFQQSGEPVQYALEGSIFVTGAAIEWLEDVQLIDDPTETAELARSVDSTDGVYVVPAFTGLGAPHWDGRARGTIVGMTRGTRREHIVRATLESIAYQTRDIAEAMEADAGVEMNRLRVDGGAVKNNFLCQLQSDIIQTDIARPEVDETTALGSAYAAGLAVGYWNDVDELRENWQVDRQFSARMEPEKADQMYDRWDDAVERSRDWARDEGGD from the coding sequence ATGCCAGCAAACACGTACGTCGGCGCGATCGATCAGGGGACGACAGGGACCCGCTTCATGGTCTTCGACCACGCGGGCCAGGTCGTCGCCAACGCATACGAGAAGCACGAACAGATCTACCCGGAACCCGGCTGGGTCGAACACGACCCCATGGAGATCTGGGAGAACACCAAGACCGTGGTAAGTCGCGCGCTGCGCGAGGCCGACCTGGACCCGGAGCAGCTCGCCGGGCTGGGCATCACGAACCAGCGCGAGACGACGCTCATCTGGGACGTCGAGAGCGGCAAGCCCATCTACAACGCGCTGGTCTGGCAGGACCGCCGGACCACCGACCGCGTCGAGGAGATCCAGGAGGCCGGCAAGGTCGAGTGGATCCGCGAGAAGACCGGCCTGGAGTGCGACGCGTACTTCTCGGCGACGAAGGCGGAGTGGCTGCTCGACAACGCCGACCCCATCAAGCTCGAGCGGGTCCGACCACAGGACGTCCGCGAGCGGGCCGAGGAGGGCGAACTCCGGATGGGGACCATCGACTCGTGGCTCATCTACAAGCTCACGGGGCGGCACGTGACGGACGTCACCAACGCCTCCCGGACGATGCTGTACAACATCCGGGAGATGGAGTGGGACGACGAGCTGCTGGAGGAGTTCAACGTCCCCGTCCAGCTGCTGCCCGAGGTCCGGCCCTCGAGCGACGAGGACTACTACGGCTACACGGACCCGGAGGGGTTCCTGGGGGCCGAGATTCCGGTCGCGGGCGCGCTGGGTGACCAGCAGGCCGCACTGTTCGGGCAGACCTGCTTCGACGCCGGCGACGCGAAGAACACCTACGGCACGGGCTCCTTCTTCCTGATGAACACCGGCGACGAGCCGGTCAGCTCCGAGCATGGCCTGCTGACGACGGTCGGCTTCCAGCAATCCGGCGAGCCCGTCCAGTACGCCCTGGAGGGCTCTATCTTCGTGACCGGGGCCGCCATCGAGTGGCTCGAGGACGTCCAGCTCATCGACGACCCGACCGAGACCGCCGAGCTCGCGCGGTCGGTCGACTCCACTGACGGGGTCTACGTCGTGCCCGCGTTCACCGGGCTGGGCGCCCCCCACTGGGACGGCCGCGCCCGCGGGACCATCGTCGGGATGACGCGCGGCACCCGCCGCGAGCACATCGTCCGCGCGACGCTGGAGTCCATCGCCTACCAGACACGGGACATCGCCGAGGCGATGGAGGCCGACGCGGGCGTCGAGATGAACCGCCTGCGCGTCGACGGCGGCGCGGTCAAGAACAACTTCCTCTGCCAGCTCCAGTCCGACATCATCCAGACGGACATCGCCCGGCCGGAGGTCGACGAGACGACCGCCCTGGGCTCGGCGTACGCCGCCGGGCTCGCGGTCGGCTACTGGAACGACGTCGACGAACTCCGGGAGAACTGGCAGGTCGACCGCCAGTTCTCGGCCCGGATGGAGCCGGAGAAGGCCGACCAGATGTACGACCGCTGGGACGACGCCGTCGAGCGGTCACGGGACTGGGCCCGTGACGAGGGGGGTGACTGA